The genomic window CGTTGCCGTGGCCGAGACCCGCTTCAACGGCGGAAGCGCCGACCGCTGGACCACCCGCTTCTTCAACATGATGGCCAGGCTCGAATTCCTGCCCAACTCCCCTACCCTCATGAATGCGGGAAGGGACCTCGGACAGCTCTCGGCCTGCTTCGTCCTGCCTGTCGAGGACGACATGGAGAGCATCTTCGAGGCGGTCAAGAACACCGCGCTCATCCACAAGAGCGGCGGAGGGACGGGGTTCTCGTTCTCCCGGATCCGTCCGAAGGACGACGTCGTGCTCTCCACCAGAGGGATCTCGAGCGGCCCGATATCATTCATGACCGTGTTCGACAAGGCCACCGAGACCATAAAGCAGGGCGGCGTGCGGCGGGGAGCCAACATGGCCGTGCTGTCCGTCGACCACCCCGACATCCTCGAATTCATCGACGCCAAGCGCGACATGCAGATCCTCAACAACTTCAACCTCTCCGTCGCGCTCACGGACAGATTCATGGACTGCCTCGACCGCGACGCCGACTTCACGCTCAACAACCCGCGCACCGGCGAGCCCGTGTCCACGCTCCGGGCTTCCGACGTATTCAGGAAGATCGTCGATTCCGCATGGGCCTCCGGCGAACCGGGGATCATCTTCATCGACAGGATGAACGAGGCGAACCCGACCCCCCAGCTCGGCAGGATAGAGGCCACCAATCCCTGCGGTGAGCAGCCCCTCCTGCCGTTCGAGGCGTGCAACCTCGGGTCCGTGAACGTCGCGGCTCACCTCGCGAACGCACCCGACGGCTCGAGGATCCTCGACTGGGAATCCCTCGACCGCACGGTGAGGAATTCCGTCCGCTTCCTCGACGACGTGATAGAGGTCAACCGCTACCCCCTCCCGCAGATCGAGAAGATGGTGGAGGGGAACAGGAAGATAGGGCTCGGCCTGATGGGCTTCGCCGACGCCCTGTTCGAGATGTGCATCCCCTACGACTCCGAGGATGCCCTGAAGTTCGCCGAGAAGCTGATGTCCTTCGTTCATTCGAAGGCGCGCAGGGCCAGCGAGGACCTGGCCCGGGAGAGGGGCGCCTTCCCCAACTACAGGGGCAGTGCGCTGGAGATGCAGGGGCTCCCGCCGATGAGGAACGCGACGGTCACCACGATAGCCCCCACGGGATCGATCAGCATCCTTGCGGGGTGCTCGAGCGGCATAGAACCGGCATTCGCCCTGGCCTACGAGAGGCGCAACATCCTCGACGAAGGCGACGAACTGACCGAGATGGTCCCCGCCTTCGAGGCCGCCGTCGTCAGGAGGGGCTGCTGCACCCCCGGCATCCTGGCCGCCGTCAGGGAGAAGGGGATCTGCCGCGGGGTCTCCGGGGTGCCCGACGACATACAGCGCGTGTTCGCCACCTCGCACGACGTCACGCCCTCATATCACGTCAGGATGCAGGCGGCATTCCAGAAGTACACGGACAACGCGGTCTCGAAGACGGTCAACCTCCCCGAGTCCGCCACCGTGGAGGACGTGGCCGACGTCTACGGGCTGGCGTTCAGGCTGCGCTGCAAGGGTGTCACCGTGTACCGTGACAGGAGCAGGGACAGCCAGGTGCTGAACATCGGGAAGGCGCCCGGCGCCAGGGTCGTCTCGGTGGAACCGGCGCCTCCGGCGAAGGCCGTGAAGCAGGGGCCGAGGCCGAGGCCCGAGGTGACCACCGGCGTGACGCGGCGGGTGAAGACCGGCTGCGGAAACCTGTACGTGACGATCAACGAGGACGAGTACGGCCCGGTGGAGATCTTCACGCAGATGGGCAAGGCGGGCGGGTGCGCCGCCTCACAGGCCGAGGCCATAAGCAGGCTCGTCTCGCTGGCCCTCAGGTCGCACACCCCGCTCGAGGCGGTCGTGCGGGAACTGAAGGGGATAAGCTGCCACAGGGTGGTCTGGCAGGGGGGGGACAGGATACTCTCCTGCGCCGATGCGATAGGCAGGACACTGGAATGGCACAGCGGGCAGCGCACGGACACCGTCGAGGGCGCGGTCGGCGGGCCCGAGGCCATCCCCGAGACGGTCACCCTGGAGGACGACCTCCAGAACCACGCCGGGGCCTGCCCCAACTGCGGCGGGCCTCTCAAGTACGAGTCGGGATGTGTGGCCTGCGCCCTGAACTGCGGCTACTCGGAATGCGGCTGACCGGGCGTTAGTAGTCCGGATCGGCCTTGGCGGCCTTCGTCCTCTTCGGCGCGGCCGCCTTCTTCTCGTCGGCCGGCCGGGTCCCGAGCTCCTCGAGGGCCTTCGTGATCCCCTCCGAGATCTTCGCGGCTATCTCCGGGGTCATGCTGAGGCCCTTCTTCGTGGGCATCCACTCGCCTGTCTCCGACATGTAGAAGACCCTGGCGTCGACGTACTGCCTGCCCTTGAACTCCTTGAGGACCAGCCTTATCAGATCCTCGCCCTTCTCGATCTCCAGAACGGTCTTGTCCATCCCGTCTCCTTCCGGTATTTGGCGCGTAAGCTGACCCCGCGGCTTCCCCGCCGTCAAGGGCGGGTTGTCCGCATGCGGGTGCAGTTGTGCCGTAACGCGAGGGGGCCGGGTCTCCCCGGCCCCCCGTCGAAGTCTGTGCTGGACTGCTAGAAGTTCGCCTTGATCTGTCCCCAGGTGGTCGGCGAGAGGGCTCCCATGCTGGCCAGCGTCAGGTCGTCGTAGTAGATGTTGTCGCCGCCGTCGGAGTAGAGGTCGAGGGCCGCCAGCTCGTTCACTCCGGTGAGCTGCCAGGGGATGGTCTCGCAGAGCGTGCCGTTGTAGTAGATCGTCTGCATGCCGCCGTCGAGATCGATGACGACCTTGATCTCCACCCACTGGTTGTAGAGGATGGTTCCGACGTAGGTGCCCGGATCGGTTATCATGAACTGCGTGGTGGTGCAGTTGAACTGGATCTGGAGCGACCAGTCGTAAGGCCCGCCGGTGGTGTAGGTGTTGAGGAGGATGAAGTACTGGTCACCCTGGGCGCCGGTGGGGATGTACTGCCAGGCCTTCATCTCCCATGTGCCCGAGGTCTCGGTGAACTCGTGCACTAGGTCGGTCGTGGGCGTGATCTGGACGGAATTGGGGGCGCTGCGGTGGGGAGTCGTAACTACGTAGGCGTTTGCAGCGGGGTTGCTCTCCCATGTGTCCCAGCCACCCTGACCCATCAGGCCGCCGGTGGAGTACGAATCGAAATTGTCGGACCAGTCCGCCCCTGCAGGGCATGCGAACGCGAACACGGCCAGAGCCGCTGCAGTCAAACCAGAGTACTTCTTCATCCGATCCTCCATCCTTGGATCATGCCACCGTGAACCGCGCCGGAGCCCCGGACGGGCATGCTCCGCACGCGTATCCGAATGAGAATACGGGCGGCCGTCGGGGTGCGTCAAGCATCCGGGGGGTCGAGTCGGAACGCATCCGGGAGGAGCGCTCCGAGGGTGGTCTCCTCTGTCCGGCCGTCCGGGAGCAGGATGACCACGGGCGTGTCGTCCCCGCAGAACTCGGCCAGGACCTGGCGGCAGGCTCCGCAAGGGACCGCCCTCCCGTCGGGGGAGTGCACCAGTATCCTCCTGAAGACGGTCGCCCCGCGGGAGACCGCGCCGACCACCGCAGCGCGCTCCGCGCAGATCGACAGGCCGTAGGACGCGTTCTCGACGTTGACTCCCGTGTGCAGGCAGCCTCCGGCGTCCTCGAGCACCGCCGCGACCCTGAAGCCGGAATAGGGGGCATGGCAGAACCTTGTCGCCTCGCGGGCCGCCCCGGCCATCGCATCCGTCATCTCGAAGGCCCTCCCTTCCCCTGGAGGAACGAGATCCCCGGGAGCCCGGCATCGAGCCCGAAGAACTCCGACAGCGTGGCTGCTATGTCGCTGAAGCTCCCCCTGTCCCCGAGGGCCCTTCCCGGCACTCCCGGCGAGTAGCAGAGCAGCGGCGCGTACTCCCTGGTGTGGTCGGTGCCGTCCGTCGTCGGGTCGTTGCCGTGGTCGGCAGTGATGACGAGGATGTCGTCCGGCCCGAGCCTTCCGAGGAGCCCGGGCAGGACCCGGTCGGCCTCCTCCAGGCCCCTGGCGAACCCGTCCACATCGTTCCTGTGACCCCATTTCATGTCGAAGTCCACCAGGTTGGCGAAGATGAGCCCCCCTGCACCGCCGGCCAGCATGGAGCCCAGCTCCCGGAGCGCCTCCGCATTGTCCGCGACGTGCCTCGTGCCGATCCCCCTGTGCGCGAAGAGGTCGTCGATCTTGCCCACCCCGCCGCGGGGGATCCCCGCCCGTTCGAGCGCGTCGAGGAGCGTCGGCCCGTGAGGCGGCAGGGAGAAGTCCCTCCTGCGCGGGGTCCGTTCGAGGGCGCCGCAGACCCCCCTGAAGGGCCGGGCGATGACCCTCGCCACTCCGTCCGGCGCGACGAGTATCCTCCTGGCCGCTTCGCAGGCGGCGTACAGCTCGTCCACCGGGATGACGTCCTCGTGCGCGGCGATCTGGAATACGCTGTCGGCCGAGGTGTACACGATGAAGGCCCCGGTCCGGAAGTGTTCCGCGCAGAGCTCCTCGATGATGCCCGTGCCCGAGGCGGGCCTGTTCCCGATGGTGGGCCTGCCGGTCGCGCGCTCGAATGCCCCGATGATCCCGGCCGGGAAGCCGGCCGGATAGGTGGGGAACGGCACCCGGCTCACCAGGCCCATCATCTCCCAGTGCCCCGTCGTGGAATCCTTGCCGGCGGAGAGCTCGGCGAGCCTGCCCCAGGACGCCGTCGGCGCCGGGACGGGATCCACCCCCAGGATCCGGTGCAGGTTGCCCAGGCCCATGGCCCCGAGATTCGGCAGGGAAAGCCCCCCGGCGGCCCTGGAGAGGTTGCCCAGCGTGTCGGCCCCCGAGTCTCCGTACGAGGCCGCATCCGGGAGGGCGCCGGCTCCCACTCCGTCGAGGACGAGGAGCACGGCCCTCCCGCTCCGGATCATCAGAAGGTCCTCTCGAGATGGGCCAGGGTCCGCATCCTGTCGTTGGCTTCACGGAGACGGTAGGAGAGGACCTCGGCGAAGGATCTCATCACCCTGTAGGCCGTGACCGGCCGGGTCTCGAATATCCTGGCGATGTCGCGCCGGGGGATCACGGCCAGGTCCGCCCGCTCGTGCGCGTGGACCGTCGCGCTCCTCGGGAGATTGTCTATGAGCGCCATCTCGCCGAAGAAGTCGCCCTTCCTCAGCAGGCCGATGACATGCTCACCCCCGCCCTCTATGCCCTTGGTCACCCTCACGCTGCCCGAGAGGATCAGGTACAGGTCGCCGCCGTCCGCACCCTCGGAGATCACCGTGGTGTCTGGCGCGAACGACAGGAACCTGGCCGCCTCCAGGAAAGGATCCAGCTCCTCGGCGGGGAGGTCCTTGAACAGGTATGCCGACCTGAACACGTCCCCGTGCATCTGCTTCTCAATCCGGGTCAAAAGCCCTCCCCCTCCCCCTGATCCTGCGCCCGCCGGCACCGGACGGGCTTACGAAGATCGTCTTCTCCTGCGTGTAGGTCACCTCGCCAGGCCTTCCGCCCTTCATCCTCCTGACGTGCTGCACCATGGTCCAGTCCACCGGGACCACCGAGGATGTGCAGGCCGCTCCCTCCGCGGCCAGCTCGGCCGCCCTCCTGAGGACGGAGGCCGGCGGGTTCCCCCTGCCGGGTTCGCCCCTCAGGACCACGTGCGGCCCTGGCACTCCCCTCGCGTGGAGCCACCAGTCGCCCCTCCTGCCCACCCTGAAGGTCACCTCCTCGTTGTTCCTGGAGTTCCTCCCGATGAAGCAGGTCCAGCCCTCCGATATCTCGACGGGCATGGGTCCGGCGGGACCCGGCGGGCGCCTCCGGGAAGGCTCCGCCGCGGGTGCGGCGCCTTCCTCGGCCGCCTCCGCCGCAGCCTTCTCGATGGCCTCGATCCTCTCCTCCAGGGCGGCGATGCGACCGGCGAGGGATGACGCCTCGGCCTCGGTGTTCCCGGCCTTCCGGAAGTACCTGGCGGCGTTCTCGGCGGCGGAGCGGGAGGGGCGCAGCGGTATGGTCCGGATCACTCCCTCCCAGTCCTCCAGGCGGGCTTCCGAGGCTCCGCGCGGTATGGCGCCCGCCGAGGCGAGGAGCATCTGCCCCCACAGCCTGAGAGTGTCCGAATCCGGGAGACCGGCCAGCATGGCGCGCAGGTGGTCGAGCCTCTCGCGCGCCTCCCGGGCCGAGGAAGCCGATCTGGCCAGGAAGGAGGCGAGCCTGGCCCCCTCCCCGGCCCCGCGGGAGGAATCGAAGGCCGACAGCGGATCCTCGAGGGGCTCTCCCGGGCCCAGCGGCACGGGCATGGGCCCCCAGGGGCCCTTCCATGGCTTGAAGCTCCGGTTCGTCAGGGCCTCCGCGAGGATCTCCGCGACCCCTGCGGGGTCGGTTCCCGCTGCGTAGGCCTCGGCCAGCATGGCCGAGGCGGTCTGCGGCCCGACGCCCTCAAGGAGCGTGTATATCGGCCGGGGCGAGGTCGCGCCGGAGAGGACCGCAGCCGCCTCGCGCGAGCCCCATTCCGAGGGCGGGAGCCCCGAAGGGGGCGGAGGCGCGTAGATCCCCCCCGGAGCTATCGTGCGGAACCTGCTCATCGTCCTGGTGACGATCCTGGTGCAGGCCAGTATCCGGTCGTCGCCGTCGCGTGTGAGTACGACATTCGCATTCCTGCCGGCCGCCTCGAACCTGAGGGTCAAGGCCGAGGACCTGTAGGCCTTCTCCTTCTTCAGGCGGAAGAGGAGGAGCCTGTCGGAGCCGTGCTGCGATACGCCCGTCAGAACGCATCCCGAGAGAAGGGAGTCCCACGGTTCCGTTCCGTCCGCCTGCGAGTCCGGTTCGATCGAGACGCTCTGGTTCTCCGGTGAGGCGGACAGGACCAGGCGGCCCCTTCCCCCCGAGAGCCTCAGCACCACCCGGCCGTCGCGGCCTGCGCCGGCAGACGCCGTCCCGGCGCCCGAAAGGAGCTCATCGAGCCTCCCGGCCACCACCGCGTAGAACACACCGTCCAGACTGTACCATCCTCTCCCGTGAATCGGGTAGAATATACCGACTGGCCCTTCACTGGAGGTGACCCCTGGAATCTATGACGGGATTCGGCAGGGCCGGCGCGGATGCCGGTCCGGCCAGACTCTCCGCCGAGGCGCGGAGCGTGAATCAGAAGGGTCTCAACATACTCGTCAGCCTGCCGGAACAGCTCGCGGCCCTCGAACAGGATGTCCGCGAAGAGGTGAGGTGGAGGTTCTCCCGCGGAAGGATCGAGCTCAGGCTGACTCTCGGAGTCCCGGCCGGCGCATCGGCCCCCCCTCCCGTGGATGTCGCCCGCGCCGGAGAATTCGCGAAGGCAGCCTCGCTGCTGGCCGGCGAGTTCGGCATCCCCGCCGGCATCACCGGTGCCGACCTCCTGAGGATGCCCGGTGTCGCGAGGCCCGCCTGGGAGGTGGATCCGCCGGAGGGTCCGGCAGTCATGGACTGCGTGAGAGCCTGCCTGGACAGCCTCGCCGAGTCGCGAAGGGCGGAGGGTGCGGCCCTCGCGGCCCTTCTATCCGCCAGGCTCGTGAGGATGAGGGATCTGGCCTCGAAGGTGGCCGGCCTTCAGCAGGAGTCGGTCCCCGCGGCTTTCGAGAGGATGAGGGAGAGGGTGCGCAGGCTTCTCGACGGCGCAGGGGTGGACGAACAGCGCATGCTCCAGGAACTGGCAATACTGGCCGACAGGCTGGATGTCGGCGAGGAGCTCGAGAGGCTCGAGTGCCACATCTCCAGTTCGCTTGCGCTCGCGTCTTCGGACGAGCCCGACGCGGGCCGCCGGCTCGGGTTCCTCCTGCAGGAGCTGCAGCGCGAGATCAACACCCTCGGATCCAAGCTCGAAACACCCGAGGGCACCATGATCGTCGTGGAGATGAAGAACGAACTGTCCACGCTCCGGGAGCAGATCGCCAATGTCGAGTGACGCCGGCATGCTGGTGGTCCTGGCCGGCCCGTCCGGCGCAGGCAAGACCACCCTCGCCAGGAGGCTGGTGGAGGAGGTCCCCGGCTTCGAGTTCTCGGTCAGCACCACTACCAGGCCCCCGAGGGGGGAGGAGCGTGACGGCACCGACTATTTCTTCGTGTCCGACGACCGCTTCGACGAGCTCGTCCGGTGCGGGTACTTCCTCGAGTGGGCCGGGGTCCACGGGCGCCGCTACGGCACCTCGAGGGACTGGGTGGGCGAACGGCTGGCCGCAGGCCGGTCCGTCGTCCTCGACATAGACGTCGTCGGTGCGAGGAACGTCCGCCGGGCCGTCCCCGGCGCCGTGCTGGTGTTCGTGGCGCCTCCCTCCCTGGAGGTCCTCGAAGGGAGGCTGCGCGGCAGGGGGACGGAGTCGGGGGATCTCCTCGAGGGCCGGATCGATGCAGCCGCCTCCGAGATGCGCTGGGCCGGCGCCTTCGACTACCTGATCGTCAACTCGGACCTCGAGGCGGCTGCCGCGAGGCTGTTCGCCATCGTGGAGGCGGAGTCGGCCAGGATCAGTGCATGCGACTATCCCCGACCCGCCGGGTTCTCGCCGCTCATCCGGGGTTCTCAACGTGAGGAGTGGCGCGGGAGGCGGGTCCTGATCGCCACGGGCCCGACGCGCGAGTACATCGACGAGGTCAGGTTCATCTCGAATCGCTCCAGCGGCGTGATGGGCTGCGAGCTCGCATCCGCGTTCCGGGCGGCCGGAGCCGCGGTGACGCTTCTCCTGGGTCCGTGCCGGGCCGTGCCGCCCAGGGCGGTCGCTCTCGAGCGCTTCACGGACTCGAGGGATCTGGCCGGCCTCCTGGGGAGGCTGGCTCGATCCCACGACATCCTCGCCATGCCCGCGGCGGTGGCGGACTTCAGGCCCACCCGCAGGGTCCCGGGGAAGATGCCCCGCGGCGGGGGGGTCCAGCTCCAGCTCGAAGAGGTGGAGGATGTCTCGGCGTCGGTGTCCGGGCTCTGCCCCCTTCTCTCCTTCAGCCTCGAGTTCGGAGAGCGGGTGCAGGCCCTTTCGCGCGCCAGAAGGAAGATGGAGGCCAAGGGGGCCTTCGCGTCGTTCGTGAATGCAGGCGGGATCGAAGGCAGCGGGATGGACGCCGATGCGAACTCCGGCGTGCTCCTGCTCGAGGGCGGGGGAGCCGTGGACATCCCGCAGGGATCCAAGCGCTTCGTCGCCGAGTCGATAGTCTCCTCGCTGCCCGTCCCCGGCGGGCGCGGAGCCTGAGGTGGACCCGCTCTGGGCCGCCATAGGCAGCTTCGGCATCGAGACCGTCCATCTCCCGGCTGGCAGGAGGCCTTCCGGCTGGGACCCGGCGAACGGCCCGGCGAAAGCCGCCGGCGGCGACACCCCCGCCCCCGTCCGCGGCAGCGGGCGGACAGCGGTCGAGAATGGTCCCTCCGCTCTCGACGGCATGGCCGGGGTCCGCGAAAGGCTGGGCTCCTGCGAGGCCTGCCGGCTGTCGAAGACCAGGAACAGCATCGTCTTCGGCGAGGGGAACCCCTGCTCGGGCGTGCTCGTCGTCGGCGAAGGCCCGGGGGCCAGCGAGGACGAGACCGGCAGGCCCTTCGTCGGCAGGGCCGGGCAGCTCCTCGACAGGATACTGGCCTCGGTGGGGCTGGACAGGGAGTGCTGCTACATAGCAAACGTGGTCAAATGCAGGCCCCCGGCCAACAGGGTGCCCTCCCAGGACGAGGCGGACGCCTGCGCATGGGTGCTCGACGCCCAGATCGAAGCCATAGGACCCGGGGTTATCCTAGCCCTGGGGGCCACCGCGATGGCGAGGCTGCTGGGATTGAAGTGCCCCCTGGGCCAGGCCCGGGCTGCCGTGCACGACTATCGCGGGATCCCCGTGGTAGTCACGTACCATCCTGCGGCGCTGCTCCGCACGGAAGCCCTCAAGAGGCCGGTGTGGGACGACATGAAGAAGCTCCGCCGGCTGATGGACGAAGCCGGCCTTCCCAGGAGGACGGGCATAGATGCGGGTTGATCCGGATTCCGCCGCTCCCAGGAGCGTCGACGCAGAGCGGGGCGTACTGGCCGGTGTGATGACCGACCCCGAGATAGCCGTCGAGGTCTTCGGCCTGCTCACCCCCGAGGACTTCCACGACGCAAGGCATTCGTACGTCTACAGGGCGTGCATGTCCCTGGACTCCAGGAACCGCTACATCGATCTGGTGACCGTCGCCGAGGAGCTGGAGAGGCAGAAGTGGCTCGAGCTCTCCGGCGGGATAGACTACCTGACGGGCCTGGCCGACGACATCCCCATCCTGGCGAGCGTCAGGCAGTATGCCGAGATAGTCCGCGAGAAGTCGATGCTCAGGCGCCTGGGGGCCGCCAGCCGGGAGACCATCCGCGAGATAACCGAAGGCACCCTCATCGCGGCCGAGATCATAGACAGGGCCGAGAAGAGGGTGTTCGACATCGCAGAGAAGACGGCCGACCAGGACTTCCTCTCCATGGAGGAGCTGGTCGGGGTGGGCATGAGGGAGTTCGAGAGGGTAAGCCAGTCCGATACCCACATAACGGGGCTCAGCACGGGCTTCGACAGGCTCGACTGGATGACCACCGGCCTCCACGGCGGCGAGCTGGTGATCATCGCGGCGAGGCCGTCCGTCGGGAAGACGACCCTCGCGATCAACATGGCCCTCAACATCGCAAGGCAGAGCAGCGACACCGATCGTCAGAGCGACGGCACAGACCGGCCACGCGGCGGTGCGGTCTGCTTCTTCAGCCTCGAGATGGCCGGGCGCGAACTGATCAAGAGGATCCTGTCCTCCGAATCCAAGGTCGGGATGGACGTGTGGAAGGGCGGGAACATGTCCAGCCAGGCCATGCTCGACTTCACCAATGCCTGCGACTGGCTCTCCTCGCTGCCCATGTTCGTCAACGAGCGGGCCGGCATCACCTCGCTCGAGCTCCGCGCCAGCGCGAGGAGGCTGCGCAAGAGGTTCGGCCTTTCCGCCGTCTTCGTCGACTATCTCCAGCTCATGAGAGGGGTTGGCGGAGAGGAGAACAGACAGCAGGAGATAGCCAGGATTTCCGGCGACCTGAAGGCGCTCGCCAAGGATCTCGACGTTCCGGTGATCGCCCTTTCCCAGCTCTCCAGGCGGGCGGTCTCGCACGAAGGCCCCGCCCGGCTCCCGAGGCTCAGCGATCTGAGGGAGAGCGGTGCCATCGAGCAGGATGCCGACCTCGTCATCTTCCTGCACGAGGAAGGCGGCGAGGAGGCGTATGCCGACAGGAGCTACCCCCGTGACCGCTCGGTCAAGCTCGTGATCGGCAAGCAGAGGAACGGCCCCAGGGGCGAGATCGACATGGTCTTCCAGACCGAGCTGGGGAGGTTCCTGGAGATGGCGCGGGACTAGCTTGAAACCACGCCGCAGGACAGCCTTCTTCTGCAGTCAGTGCGGGAACGGCAGCCCCTCCTGGAGCGGCAGGTGCGAAGCCTGCGGCTCCTGGAACACGATCGTGGAGGAGCCGGTACAGGAGGGTGCCGGCAGACCCGGGGGCGGATCGGGCGGGAAGGCCGAGGCGGTCCTGATCGACGACATCCCGGCCGGCGACGGAGAGAGGATCCCCACGGGGATACCCGAGTTGGACAGGGTCCTCGGAGGCGGGCTGTTCAGGGGTTCCATGGCCCTGCTCGGGGGCGAGCCGGGCATAGGCAAGAGCACGCTGATGCTCCAGCTCTCGCATTTCCTGGCGGCCGCCGGGGAGACTGTGCTCTACGCCACCGCCGAGGAGTCGCCCGGGCAGGTGGCGAACCGGGCAAGGCGGATCGGGTGCACGGGGAGCAGCGTGCTCGTCCTCCCGGCCACCAGGCTCGAGGACATAGAAGACGCGCTCGGGAGGACGGAAGCCGGCATACTCGTGGTCGACTCGATACAGACGGTGTATTCCGAAGCCCTGTCGAGCGGCCCGGGATCGGTGGCGCAGGTGCGGCACTGCGCCTCGGAGCTCATGAGGCTGACGAAGCCCGGAGGCAGGACCAGCCTCCTTGTCGGACACGTCACGAAGGACGGGACCCTGGCCGGACCCAGGGTGCTGGAGCACCTCGTGGACACCGTAATGAGCTTCGAGGGCGACTCGAACCGTTCACACAGGCTCCTGAGGGCGCTCAAGAACCGGTTCGGGCCATCCAACGAGCTGGGG from Candidatus Fermentibacter sp. includes these protein-coding regions:
- a CDS encoding vitamin B12-dependent ribonucleotide reductase, with product MESDLFGRIAEAPPEEPAEAPVEPGFSRNAEVVLRKRYLKRSPEGEILETPREMLWRVAASVAVAETRFNGGSADRWTTRFFNMMARLEFLPNSPTLMNAGRDLGQLSACFVLPVEDDMESIFEAVKNTALIHKSGGGTGFSFSRIRPKDDVVLSTRGISSGPISFMTVFDKATETIKQGGVRRGANMAVLSVDHPDILEFIDAKRDMQILNNFNLSVALTDRFMDCLDRDADFTLNNPRTGEPVSTLRASDVFRKIVDSAWASGEPGIIFIDRMNEANPTPQLGRIEATNPCGEQPLLPFEACNLGSVNVAAHLANAPDGSRILDWESLDRTVRNSVRFLDDVIEVNRYPLPQIEKMVEGNRKIGLGLMGFADALFEMCIPYDSEDALKFAEKLMSFVHSKARRASEDLARERGAFPNYRGSALEMQGLPPMRNATVTTIAPTGSISILAGCSSGIEPAFALAYERRNILDEGDELTEMVPAFEAAVVRRGCCTPGILAAVREKGICRGVSGVPDDIQRVFATSHDVTPSYHVRMQAAFQKYTDNAVSKTVNLPESATVEDVADVYGLAFRLRCKGVTVYRDRSRDSQVLNIGKAPGARVVSVEPAPPAKAVKQGPRPRPEVTTGVTRRVKTGCGNLYVTINEDEYGPVEIFTQMGKAGGCAASQAEAISRLVSLALRSHTPLEAVVRELKGISCHRVVWQGGDRILSCADAIGRTLEWHSGQRTDTVEGAVGGPEAIPETVTLEDDLQNHAGACPNCGGPLKYESGCVACALNCGYSECG
- a CDS encoding transcriptional coactivator p15/PC4 family protein, which gives rise to MDKTVLEIEKGEDLIRLVLKEFKGRQYVDARVFYMSETGEWMPTKKGLSMTPEIAAKISEGITKALEELGTRPADEKKAAAPKRTKAAKADPDY
- the cdd gene encoding cytidine deaminase, encoding MTDAMAGAAREATRFCHAPYSGFRVAAVLEDAGGCLHTGVNVENASYGLSICAERAAVVGAVSRGATVFRRILVHSPDGRAVPCGACRQVLAEFCGDDTPVVILLPDGRTEETTLGALLPDAFRLDPPDA
- a CDS encoding phosphopentomutase, yielding MIRSGRAVLLVLDGVGAGALPDAASYGDSGADTLGNLSRAAGGLSLPNLGAMGLGNLHRILGVDPVPAPTASWGRLAELSAGKDSTTGHWEMMGLVSRVPFPTYPAGFPAGIIGAFERATGRPTIGNRPASGTGIIEELCAEHFRTGAFIVYTSADSVFQIAAHEDVIPVDELYAACEAARRILVAPDGVARVIARPFRGVCGALERTPRRRDFSLPPHGPTLLDALERAGIPRGGVGKIDDLFAHRGIGTRHVADNAEALRELGSMLAGGAGGLIFANLVDFDMKWGHRNDVDGFARGLEEADRVLPGLLGRLGPDDILVITADHGNDPTTDGTDHTREYAPLLCYSPGVPGRALGDRGSFSDIAATLSEFFGLDAGLPGISFLQGKGGPSR
- a CDS encoding cyclic nucleotide-binding domain-containing protein; its protein translation is MHGDVFRSAYLFKDLPAEELDPFLEAARFLSFAPDTTVISEGADGGDLYLILSGSVRVTKGIEGGGEHVIGLLRKGDFFGEMALIDNLPRSATVHAHERADLAVIPRRDIARIFETRPVTAYRVMRSFAEVLSYRLREANDRMRTLAHLERTF
- a CDS encoding NFACT family protein, with protein sequence MFYAVVAGRLDELLSGAGTASAGAGRDGRVVLRLSGGRGRLVLSASPENQSVSIEPDSQADGTEPWDSLLSGCVLTGVSQHGSDRLLLFRLKKEKAYRSSALTLRFEAAGRNANVVLTRDGDDRILACTRIVTRTMSRFRTIAPGGIYAPPPPSGLPPSEWGSREAAAVLSGATSPRPIYTLLEGVGPQTASAMLAEAYAAGTDPAGVAEILAEALTNRSFKPWKGPWGPMPVPLGPGEPLEDPLSAFDSSRGAGEGARLASFLARSASSAREARERLDHLRAMLAGLPDSDTLRLWGQMLLASAGAIPRGASEARLEDWEGVIRTIPLRPSRSAAENAARYFRKAGNTEAEASSLAGRIAALEERIEAIEKAAAEAAEEGAAPAAEPSRRRPPGPAGPMPVEISEGWTCFIGRNSRNNEEVTFRVGRRGDWWLHARGVPGPHVVLRGEPGRGNPPASVLRRAAELAAEGAACTSSVVPVDWTMVQHVRRMKGGRPGEVTYTQEKTIFVSPSGAGGRRIRGRGRAFDPD
- a CDS encoding YicC/YloC family endoribonuclease, translating into MTGFGRAGADAGPARLSAEARSVNQKGLNILVSLPEQLAALEQDVREEVRWRFSRGRIELRLTLGVPAGASAPPPVDVARAGEFAKAASLLAGEFGIPAGITGADLLRMPGVARPAWEVDPPEGPAVMDCVRACLDSLAESRRAEGAALAALLSARLVRMRDLASKVAGLQQESVPAAFERMRERVRRLLDGAGVDEQRMLQELAILADRLDVGEELERLECHISSSLALASSDEPDAGRRLGFLLQELQREINTLGSKLETPEGTMIVVEMKNELSTLREQIANVE
- the gmk gene encoding guanylate kinase → MSSDAGMLVVLAGPSGAGKTTLARRLVEEVPGFEFSVSTTTRPPRGEERDGTDYFFVSDDRFDELVRCGYFLEWAGVHGRRYGTSRDWVGERLAAGRSVVLDIDVVGARNVRRAVPGAVLVFVAPPSLEVLEGRLRGRGTESGDLLEGRIDAAASEMRWAGAFDYLIVNSDLEAAAARLFAIVEAESARISACDYPRPAGFSPLIRGSQREEWRGRRVLIATGPTREYIDEVRFISNRSSGVMGCELASAFRAAGAAVTLLLGPCRAVPPRAVALERFTDSRDLAGLLGRLARSHDILAMPAAVADFRPTRRVPGKMPRGGGVQLQLEEVEDVSASVSGLCPLLSFSLEFGERVQALSRARRKMEAKGAFASFVNAGGIEGSGMDADANSGVLLLEGGGAVDIPQGSKRFVAESIVSSLPVPGGRGA
- a CDS encoding uracil-DNA glycosylase, with product MDPLWAAIGSFGIETVHLPAGRRPSGWDPANGPAKAAGGDTPAPVRGSGRTAVENGPSALDGMAGVRERLGSCEACRLSKTRNSIVFGEGNPCSGVLVVGEGPGASEDETGRPFVGRAGQLLDRILASVGLDRECCYIANVVKCRPPANRVPSQDEADACAWVLDAQIEAIGPGVILALGATAMARLLGLKCPLGQARAAVHDYRGIPVVVTYHPAALLRTEALKRPVWDDMKKLRRLMDEAGLPRRTGIDAG